One part of the Apus apus isolate bApuApu2 chromosome 11, bApuApu2.pri.cur, whole genome shotgun sequence genome encodes these proteins:
- the WWP2 gene encoding NEDD4-like E3 ubiquitin-protein ligase WWP2 isoform X5, giving the protein MNFRALPEEQRHVAASWLLLGKTDGCAGTHRHAAGVARQNTGSGEQSPSARSRHWQQAKGAQHNGTVNGDAAGSADTEEERPAAGAAVPTPAAPSVADGSVAPAPPALPSSGEAEEAAPGSSAPAARAAVLALDALPPGWEQRELPNGRVYYVDHNNKTTTWERPLPPGWEKRVDPRGRYYYVDHNTRTTTWQRPTAEYVRNYEQWQSQRNQLQGAMQQFSQRFLYQSSGAPSDNDPLGPLPPGWEKRQDNGRVYYVNHNTRTTQWEDPRTQGRMIQEPPLPPGWEMKYTNEGVHYFVDHNTRTTTFKDPRPGFESGSKQGGSPGAYDRSFRWKYHQFRFLCHSNALPSHVKISVSRQTLFEDSFQQIMNMKPYDLRRRLYIIMRGEEGLDYGGIAREWFFLLSHEVLNPMYCLFEYAGKNNYCLQINPASSINPDHLTYFRFIGRFIAMALYHGKFIDTGFTLPFYKRMLNKRPTLKDLESIDPEFYNSIVWTKENSLEECGLELYFIQDMEILGKVTTHELKEGGESIRVTEENKEEYIMLLTDWRFTRGVEEQTKAFLDGFNEVVPLEWLRYFDEKELELMLCGMQEIDMNDWQKNTIYRHYTKNSKQIQWFWQVVKEMDNEKRIRLLQFVTGTCRLPVGGFAELIGSNGPQKFCIDKVGKETWLPRSHTCFNRLDLPPYKSYEQLKEKLLYAIEETEGFGQE; this is encoded by the exons ATGAATTTCAGGGCTCTGCCAGAGGAGCAGAGGCACGTGGCTGCATCCTGGCTGCTCTTGGGGAAGACTGATGGTTGTGCTGG GACACACCGACATGCAGCTGGAGTGGCCAGGCAAAACACAGGGAGTGGAGAGCAAAGTCCCAGTGCCAGGAGCCGGCACTGGCAGCAGGCCAAGGGCGCGCAGCACAACGGCACGG TGAATGGAGATGCAGCGGGTTCTGCGGACACCGAAGAGGAGAGGCCGGCAGCAGGAGCGGCTGTACCGACGCCGGCGGCACCGAGCGTGGCTGACGGCTCCGtggctcctgcccctcctgccctgcccagctctggagaggcagaggaggcagctcctggctccagcGCCCCGGCAGCAcgggcagcagtgctggcccTGGATGCTCTGCCCCCCGG gtgGGAACAGCGAGAGCTGCCTAATGGTAGAGTCTACTATGTAGACCACAACAACAAGACCACCACGTGGGAGAGACCTCTTCCTCCAGG GTGGGAGAAGCGTGTGGATCCTCGAGGCAGGTATTACTATGTGGACCACAACACCCGGACCACCACGTGGCAGCGCCCCACGGCCGAGTACGTCAGGAACTATGAGCAGTGGCAGTCCCAGCGAAACCAGCTCCAAGGGGCCATGCAGCAGTTCAGCCAAAGATTCCTGTACCAG TCATCCGGCGCCCCGTCCGACAATGATCCTCTGGGTCCCCTTCCCCCCGGCTGGG agAAGAGACAGGACAATGGGCGAGTCTATTACGTGAACCACAACACACGGACCACCCAGTGGGAAGACCCTCGCACGCAGGG CAGGATGATCCAggagccgccgctgccgcccggcTGGGAGATGAAGTACACGAATGAGGGCGTGCACTACTTTGTGGACCACAACACTCGCACCACCACCTTCAAGGACCCACGCCCAGGCTTTGAGTCTGG GAGTAAGCAGGGTGGCTCCCCAGGGGCGTATGACCGGAGCTTTCGCTGGAAGTACCACCAGTTCCGATTCCTCTGCCAT TCAAACGCGTTGCCCAGCCATGTGAAGATCAGCGTTTCCCGACAGACACTCTTTGAGGACTCCTTCCAGCAG aTCATGAACATGAAGCCATATGACCTGCGCCGCCGCCTGTACATCATCATGCGAGGAGAGGAGGGCCTGGACTATGGCGGCATTGCCAG GGAGTGGTTCTTCCTCCTGTCCCATGAGGTGCTGAACCCCATGTACTGCCTCTTCGAGTATGCTGGCAAGAACAACTACTGCCTGCAGATCAACCCTGCCTCCTCCATCAACCCCGACCACCTCACCTACTTCCGCTTCATCGGCCGCTTCATTGCCATG GCTCTCTATCATGGGAAGTTCATTGATACTGGCTTCACGCTGCCCTTCTACAAGCGGATGCTGAACAAGCGGCCCACGCTGAAGGACCTGGAATCCATCGACCCTGAGTTTTACAACTCCATCGTCTGGACCAA GGAGAACAGCCTGGAAGAGTGTGGCCTGGAGCTGTATTTTATTCAGGACATGGAGATCCTGGGCAAGGTGACCACCCATGAGCTgaaggagggtggtgagagcatCCGGGTGACAGAGGAGAACAAGGAGGAATACATCAT gctgctgacAGACTGGAGGTTCACACGGGGTGTGGAGGAGCAGACCAAGGCTTTCCTGGATGGCTTCAACGAGGTGGTGCCCCTGGAGTGGCTGCGATACTTCGATGAGAAGGAGCTAGAG CTGATGCTGTGTGGCATGCAGGAGATCGACATGAACGACTGGCAGAAGAACACCATCTACAGGCACTACACCAAGAACAGCAAACAGATCCAGTGGTTCTGGCAG GTGGTTAAAGAGATGGACAATGAGAAGAGGATCCGGCTGTTGCAGTTTGTGACGGGGACCTGTCGCCTGCCCGTCGGGGGCTTCGCTGAGCTCATCG GCAGCAACGGGCCCCAGAAATTCTGCATTGATAAAGTTGGCAAAGAGACGTGGCTGCCTCGGAGCCATACATG CTTTAACCGTCTGGATCTCCCTCCCTACAAGAGCTACgaacagctgaaggagaagctgctTTATGCCATTGAGGAGACGGAAGGATTTGGACAGGAGTGA